A genomic segment from Janibacter sp. DB-40 encodes:
- a CDS encoding 2-oxoacid:ferredoxin oxidoreductase subunit beta — MTMDLGIPTVASGTAGVPAIAEGEKQTRKDFASDQEVRWCPGCGDYAVLAAVQGFLPELGLRRENITFISGIGCSSRFPYYLDTYGMHSIHGRAPAIATGLATSREDLSVWVVTGDGDALSIGGNHLIHAMRRNVNMTILLFNNRIYGLTKGQYSPTSQPGLVTKSSPMGSVDAPFNPVSLALGAEATFVARTMDSDRKHLTEVLKQAAAHRGTSLVEIYQNCPIFNDGAFELIKDVEQKKARLVHLVDGEPVTIGDEGEREVLVRGEGGSVTFRPEGEVSAHGLADQVVVHDVTLSDPSQAFSISRLDSESMTHVPMGIFRAVDRPTYDDQTRAQVDSAVDLAGGPADDADLQELLMGNDTWTVE; from the coding sequence ATGACCATGGATCTCGGTATCCCGACCGTCGCCTCCGGCACCGCCGGGGTTCCTGCCATCGCCGAGGGCGAGAAGCAGACCCGCAAGGACTTCGCGTCCGACCAGGAGGTGCGCTGGTGCCCCGGCTGCGGTGACTACGCGGTCCTCGCGGCCGTCCAGGGGTTCCTGCCCGAGCTCGGGCTGCGCAGGGAGAACATCACCTTCATCTCCGGCATCGGCTGCTCCTCGCGATTCCCGTACTACCTCGACACCTACGGCATGCACTCGATCCACGGGCGCGCCCCGGCGATCGCGACCGGTCTGGCGACCAGCCGGGAGGACCTGTCGGTGTGGGTCGTCACCGGTGACGGCGACGCGCTCTCGATCGGCGGCAACCACCTCATCCACGCGATGCGCCGCAACGTGAACATGACGATCCTGCTCTTCAACAACCGGATCTACGGCCTGACCAAGGGGCAGTACAGCCCGACCTCGCAGCCCGGCCTGGTGACCAAGTCCTCGCCGATGGGCAGCGTCGACGCCCCCTTCAACCCGGTCTCCCTCGCCCTGGGCGCCGAGGCGACCTTCGTCGCGCGCACCATGGACTCCGACCGCAAGCACCTCACCGAGGTGCTCAAGCAGGCCGCGGCCCACCGCGGGACGTCACTGGTGGAGATCTACCAGAACTGCCCGATCTTCAACGACGGCGCGTTCGAGCTGATCAAGGACGTCGAGCAGAAGAAGGCGCGGCTGGTCCACCTCGTCGACGGCGAGCCGGTCACCATCGGCGACGAGGGCGAGCGCGAGGTCCTCGTGCGCGGCGAGGGCGGCTCGGTCACCTTCCGCCCCGAGGGCGAGGTCTCCGCCCACGGGCTGGCCGACCAGGTCGTCGTCCACGACGTGACCCTCTCCGACCCGAGCCAGGCGTTCTCGATCAGCCGGCTGGACTCCGAGTCGATGACCCACGTGCCGATGGGCATCTTCCGCGCCGTCGACCGCCCGACCTACGACGACCAGACCCGCGCGCAGGTCGACTCCGCCGTCGACCTCGCCGGCGGTCCCGCGGATGACGCCGACCTGCAGGAGCTGCTCATGGGCAACGACACCTGGACGGTCGAGTAG
- a CDS encoding 2-oxoacid:acceptor oxidoreductase subunit alpha, which produces MSSSTPTQTKDRVIIRFAGDSGDGMQLTGDRFTADSAALGNDLSTLPNFPAEIRAPQGTMAGVSSFQLHFASWDILTPGDAPDVLVAMNPAALKANLEDVPRGATIIVNTDEFTTRNLKKVGWASSPVDDDSLDSWHVHPLPLTSITVEALAEFDSLTRKEKERAKNMFALGLLSWMYSRPTDSTEEFLASKFGAKPDILAANLAALRAGWNYGETTEDFAVPFTVEAAPTPPGTYRNITGNTALALGLVTGAHQAGRPLVLGSYPITPASDVLHALSGYKRHDVTTIQAEDEIAAIGMALGASFGGSIGVTTTSGPGVALKSETIGLAVSLELPLVIVDVQRGGPSTGLPTKTEQSDLLQAMFGRNGESPVPIVAPQTSADCFSAAVEAVRIATTYRTPVFLLSDGYLANGSEPWQVPAVADLPQFPVRLATETNGEDAKGNPVFHPYVRDEETLARAWAVPGTAGLEHRVGGIEKDATTGNISYDPDNHDLMVRTRQAKVDKVADSIGDLAVDDPSGDAKVLVLGWGSTYGPNLAAVRRLRARGESVAHAHLRHLNPFPANTGEVLRRYERVIVPEMNLGQLAMLLRAEYLVDVRSHTSVRGLPFKVADLAEVIDAALQEV; this is translated from the coding sequence ATGAGCAGCAGCACGCCGACCCAGACCAAGGACCGCGTCATCATCCGCTTCGCCGGCGACTCCGGTGACGGCATGCAGCTGACCGGTGACCGGTTCACCGCTGACAGCGCGGCCCTGGGCAACGACCTGTCCACGCTGCCGAACTTCCCGGCCGAGATCCGCGCCCCCCAGGGCACGATGGCCGGCGTGAGCTCCTTCCAGCTGCACTTCGCCAGCTGGGACATCCTCACCCCCGGCGACGCCCCCGACGTCCTCGTCGCGATGAACCCGGCCGCGCTCAAGGCCAATCTCGAGGACGTCCCGCGCGGGGCGACGATCATCGTCAACACCGACGAGTTCACCACCCGCAACCTGAAGAAGGTCGGCTGGGCGAGCAGCCCCGTCGACGACGACAGCCTCGACTCCTGGCACGTGCACCCGCTGCCGCTGACCTCGATCACCGTCGAGGCCCTCGCCGAGTTCGACTCCCTGACCCGCAAGGAGAAGGAGCGGGCGAAGAACATGTTCGCCCTCGGCCTGCTGTCGTGGATGTACTCGCGGCCCACGGACTCGACCGAGGAGTTCCTCGCCTCGAAGTTCGGCGCCAAGCCCGACATCCTCGCCGCCAACCTCGCCGCGCTGCGCGCGGGCTGGAACTACGGCGAGACGACCGAGGACTTCGCCGTGCCCTTCACGGTCGAGGCCGCTCCCACCCCGCCGGGCACCTACCGCAACATCACGGGCAACACCGCCCTGGCGCTGGGGCTGGTCACCGGAGCGCACCAGGCCGGCCGCCCCCTCGTGCTCGGGTCCTACCCGATCACCCCGGCCAGCGACGTGCTGCACGCCCTCTCCGGCTACAAGCGCCACGACGTGACGACCATCCAGGCCGAGGACGAGATCGCCGCCATCGGGATGGCGCTCGGTGCCTCCTTCGGCGGGTCGATCGGTGTGACGACGACCTCCGGCCCCGGCGTGGCGCTGAAGTCGGAGACGATCGGCCTGGCGGTCAGCCTCGAGCTGCCGCTCGTCATCGTCGACGTCCAGCGCGGCGGCCCGAGCACCGGGCTGCCGACCAAGACCGAGCAGTCCGACCTGCTGCAGGCGATGTTCGGGCGCAACGGCGAGTCACCGGTGCCGATCGTCGCCCCGCAGACCTCCGCCGACTGCTTCTCCGCCGCGGTGGAGGCGGTACGGATCGCCACGACGTACCGCACACCGGTCTTCCTGCTCTCCGACGGCTACCTGGCCAACGGCTCCGAGCCGTGGCAGGTGCCCGCCGTCGCGGACCTGCCGCAGTTCCCGGTCCGGCTGGCCACCGAGACCAACGGCGAGGACGCCAAGGGCAACCCCGTCTTCCACCCCTACGTCCGCGACGAGGAGACCCTCGCCCGGGCGTGGGCCGTGCCCGGCACCGCCGGCCTCGAGCACCGCGTCGGCGGCATCGAGAAGGACGCCACGACCGGCAACATCTCCTACGACCCGGACAACCACGACCTCATGGTGCGCACCCGCCAGGCAAAGGTCGACAAGGTCGCCGACTCCATCGGTGACCTGGCGGTCGACGACCCGAGCGGCGACGCCAAGGTCCTCGTCCTCGGCTGGGGCTCGACCTACGGCCCCAACCTCGCGGCCGTGCGCCGCCTGCGCGCCCGCGGCGAGTCCGTCGCCCACGCGCACCTGCGCCACCTCAACCCCTTCCCGGCCAACACCGGCGAGGTCCTGCGCCGCTACGAGCGCGTCATCGTGCCGGAGATGAACCTCGGCCAGCTGGCGATGCTCCTGCGCGCGGAGTACCTCGTCGACGTCCGTTCTCACACCTCGGTGCGCGGCCTGCCCTTCAAGGTCGCCGACCTCGCCGAGGTCATCGATGCAGCCCTCCAGGAGGTCTGA
- a CDS encoding DUF4870 domain-containing protein yields MTTPPQNPQDPNQSGQNPSQGPPPPPPGATPQGPPPPTGTTPQGQTPPGQTPPGQAPQGPPPQAQGGQEPYGNPQRQFPPQSGVWNTSTPLKPSEERSLGMLAHLVPAILLPLSAGLLGFVGSLVIYLIYKDRGPFVRQHAVNSLNVQIITAILLILSSVLMFVLIGFLFYPIVIVVATVIHVIGAVKANNGEWWMPPLTPQFVR; encoded by the coding sequence ATGACCACCCCACCGCAGAACCCGCAGGACCCGAACCAGTCCGGGCAGAACCCGAGCCAGGGTCCCCCGCCGCCCCCGCCCGGGGCGACGCCGCAGGGTCCGCCGCCCCCGACCGGCACGACGCCGCAGGGCCAGACGCCCCCGGGCCAGACGCCCCCGGGGCAGGCGCCGCAGGGCCCACCCCCGCAGGCCCAGGGCGGCCAGGAGCCGTACGGCAACCCGCAGCGCCAGTTCCCCCCGCAGAGCGGGGTCTGGAACACCTCGACACCGCTGAAGCCGTCCGAGGAGCGCAGCCTCGGGATGCTCGCCCACCTCGTCCCCGCGATCCTGCTGCCGCTGAGCGCCGGCCTGCTCGGCTTCGTCGGCTCGCTCGTGATCTACCTGATCTACAAGGACCGCGGTCCCTTCGTGCGCCAGCACGCGGTCAACAGCCTCAACGTGCAGATCATCACCGCGATCCTGCTGATCCTGTCGTCGGTGCTGATGTTCGTGCTGATCGGTTTCCTCTTCTACCCGATCGTGATCGTCGTGGCGACCGTCATCCACGTCATCGGCGCGGTCAAGGCCAACAACGGCGAGTGGTGGATGCCGCCGCTGACGCCGCAGTTCGTCCGGTGA
- a CDS encoding M20/M25/M40 family metallo-hydrolase: MRSRTAAVTAAAATAALAMTTLAAGPAQAKNPNNSKKMTEAVTLDNVHDHLEEFQAIADANDGNRGAGTSGYEASAQYVETTLQDAGYETERQDFTFVYEEVHATSLSEISPDARDVDHVPMSYSQPTPEGGVTGELIAPASATGCDAAAWDGVDLSGDRDIALVSRGDCSFAAKAVAAGESGAEAVIIYNNEEGPLNGTLGGVEPTSAPATGITMAEGQALLEKMAAGPVTMNFVLDKTMEERETFNVLAETDTGRDDNVVMLGAHLDSTNEGPGINDNGSGTAGILETAVQLGEVNKLNNKVRFAFWGAEELGLIGSDHYVADLAENDPAALDDIATYLNFDMIASPNHIIGVYDADESTYEAPVEVPQGSAATEEVFTDYFDAANQPWVDTEFSGRSDYSAFINAGVPASGLFTGADGTKTEEEVEMFGGTAGITYDPNYHTAEDDIDNINMEALDTMSDAIAHSAITLGQSTKEINGKTSRGKSGKPGPTVPVAPEGSDAA; encoded by the coding sequence GTGCGTTCACGTACAGCAGCCGTCACCGCGGCCGCAGCCACCGCAGCCCTGGCGATGACGACCCTCGCCGCCGGGCCCGCCCAGGCGAAGAACCCGAACAACTCGAAGAAGATGACCGAAGCGGTCACCCTCGACAACGTCCATGACCACCTCGAGGAGTTCCAGGCCATCGCCGACGCCAACGACGGCAACCGCGGCGCCGGCACCTCCGGCTACGAGGCCAGCGCCCAGTACGTCGAGACGACCCTGCAGGACGCCGGCTACGAGACCGAGCGCCAGGACTTCACCTTCGTCTACGAGGAGGTGCACGCCACGAGCCTGAGCGAGATCTCCCCCGACGCCCGCGACGTCGACCACGTCCCGATGTCCTACAGCCAGCCCACCCCCGAGGGTGGCGTCACCGGCGAGCTCATCGCCCCCGCGAGCGCGACCGGCTGCGACGCCGCCGCCTGGGACGGCGTCGACCTCAGCGGCGACCGCGACATCGCCCTCGTCAGCCGCGGCGACTGCTCCTTCGCCGCCAAGGCCGTCGCCGCCGGCGAGTCCGGCGCCGAGGCCGTGATCATCTACAACAACGAGGAGGGCCCCCTCAACGGCACCCTGGGTGGCGTCGAGCCGACGAGCGCCCCGGCGACCGGCATCACCATGGCCGAGGGCCAGGCGCTGCTGGAGAAGATGGCGGCCGGCCCCGTGACCATGAACTTCGTCCTCGACAAGACGATGGAGGAGCGCGAGACCTTCAACGTCCTCGCCGAGACCGACACCGGCCGTGACGACAACGTCGTCATGCTCGGCGCCCACCTCGACAGCACCAACGAGGGCCCGGGCATCAACGACAACGGGTCCGGGACCGCCGGCATCCTCGAGACGGCCGTCCAGCTGGGCGAGGTCAACAAACTCAACAACAAGGTCCGCTTCGCCTTCTGGGGCGCCGAGGAGCTGGGGCTGATCGGCTCCGACCACTACGTCGCCGACCTGGCGGAGAACGACCCGGCCGCCCTGGACGACATCGCGACCTACCTGAACTTCGACATGATCGCCTCGCCGAACCACATCATCGGCGTCTACGACGCGGACGAGTCCACCTACGAGGCGCCGGTCGAGGTGCCCCAGGGGTCCGCGGCGACCGAGGAGGTCTTCACCGACTACTTCGACGCGGCCAACCAGCCGTGGGTGGACACCGAGTTCTCCGGTCGCAGCGACTACTCGGCCTTCATCAACGCCGGCGTCCCGGCCTCGGGCCTCTTCACCGGCGCTGACGGCACCAAGACCGAGGAGGAGGTCGAGATGTTCGGCGGCACCGCCGGCATCACCTACGACCCGAACTACCACACCGCCGAGGACGACATCGACAACATCAACATGGAGGCGCTGGACACGATGAGCGACGCGATCGCGCACTCCGCGATCACGCTCGGCCAGTCCACGAAGGAGATCAACGGCAAGACCAGCCGCGGCAAGTCCGGCAAGCCCGGACCGACCGTCCCGGTCGCGCCGGAGGGCAGCGACGCGGCCTGA
- a CDS encoding NADH-quinone oxidoreductase subunit A, whose protein sequence is MDGYLVVAGVLAVGVLLVAAGYAARRLLAPSAPSRTKLATYESGVDPVGEHWAQTRVRYLGYAFLYVIFAVDVVYLFPWALVLRTDLGPASLVEVAIFIGVVLLGLVHALRRGLLRWT, encoded by the coding sequence ATGGATGGATACCTCGTCGTCGCAGGGGTGCTCGCCGTCGGCGTGCTCCTCGTCGCCGCGGGGTACGCCGCCCGTCGACTGCTCGCGCCGTCGGCCCCCAGCCGGACCAAGCTGGCGACCTACGAGTCCGGGGTCGACCCCGTGGGGGAGCACTGGGCGCAGACGCGGGTGCGCTACCTCGGCTACGCGTTCCTCTACGTGATCTTCGCGGTGGACGTCGTCTACCTCTTCCCCTGGGCGCTCGTGCTGCGCACCGACCTGGGACCCGCGAGCCTCGTCGAGGTCGCGATCTTCATCGGTGTCGTCCTCCTCGGCCTCGTCCACGCGCTCCGTCGTGGGCTCCTGCGATGGACGTGA
- a CDS encoding NADH-quinone oxidoreductase subunit B yields MTTDLPMPRVGPVAAHAPKPMRIVLNWGRRYSLWVFNFGLACCAIEFIAASMARHDFIRLGVIPFAPGPRQADLMVVSGTVTDKMAPSIRRLYDQMPEPKYVISFGACSNSGGPYWDSYSVTKGVDQLIPVDVYVPGCPPRPEALLHGIITLQDAIAAESPGRARRDSGRTVSAGSVRRGLLRRPAKGE; encoded by the coding sequence ATGACGACCGATCTGCCGATGCCGCGCGTGGGCCCCGTGGCCGCGCACGCGCCCAAGCCGATGAGGATCGTCCTCAACTGGGGTCGGCGGTACAGCCTGTGGGTCTTCAACTTCGGGCTGGCCTGCTGCGCGATCGAGTTCATCGCCGCCTCGATGGCCCGGCACGACTTCATCCGGTTGGGCGTCATCCCCTTCGCGCCCGGACCGCGGCAGGCCGACCTCATGGTCGTCTCCGGCACCGTCACCGACAAGATGGCGCCGTCGATCCGCCGTCTCTACGACCAGATGCCCGAGCCGAAGTACGTCATCTCCTTCGGGGCCTGCTCCAACTCCGGCGGCCCGTACTGGGACTCGTACTCGGTGACCAAGGGGGTCGACCAGCTCATCCCCGTCGACGTCTACGTGCCCGGCTGCCCGCCCCGCCCCGAGGCGCTGCTCCACGGGATCATCACCCTCCAGGACGCGATCGCTGCAGAGTCGCCGGGCCGGGCACGCCGCGACAGCGGCCGCACCGTCAGCGCCGGCTCCGTGCGGCGCGGCCTCCTGCGACGCCCGGCGAAGGGGGAGTGA
- a CDS encoding NADH-quinone oxidoreductase subunit C, producing the protein MPQERLTAAPGEWLGEVRAARERGYTFFDWLSAVDESDREEDPGLDVVCHLLDPHPGPERDLRTLLLRTRVPLGVPLPSLTGVFAGAAWHERETHEMFGQEFTGFDDGTGLGMRPLLLPDGFEGTPLRKSFVLAARATKPWPGGKEPGEGHSSTTKKSPSRRRVSAPGVPGPEWGPRPAKGEEP; encoded by the coding sequence GTGCCCCAGGAGAGGCTCACCGCCGCCCCCGGGGAGTGGCTCGGGGAGGTGCGCGCCGCGCGGGAGCGCGGGTACACCTTCTTCGACTGGCTGTCCGCGGTCGATGAGAGCGACCGCGAGGAGGACCCCGGCCTCGACGTCGTCTGCCACCTGCTCGACCCGCACCCGGGCCCGGAGCGGGACCTGCGCACGCTGCTGCTGCGCACCCGTGTGCCGCTCGGCGTGCCGCTGCCCAGCCTGACCGGCGTCTTCGCCGGGGCGGCGTGGCACGAGCGCGAGACGCACGAGATGTTCGGCCAGGAGTTCACCGGCTTCGACGACGGCACCGGGCTGGGCATGCGCCCGCTGCTGCTGCCCGACGGTTTCGAGGGCACGCCGCTGCGCAAGTCCTTCGTCCTCGCCGCCCGGGCGACCAAGCCGTGGCCCGGCGGCAAGGAGCCCGGTGAGGGCCACTCGAGCACGACGAAGAAGTCCCCGAGCCGTCGCCGCGTGTCCGCCCCCGGCGTCCCCGGCCCGGAGTGGGGTCCCCGACCCGCGAAGGGGGAGGAGCCGTGA
- the nuoH gene encoding NADH-quinone oxidoreductase subunit NuoH — MSLLEITLRSLAALAAVLVLPLVAGQTEHKVMAHMQGRLGPMYAGGFHGWAQLLADGVKFVQKEDITPAAADQRIFRLAPAIALVPYVVAMALLPIHPGVAAAEVPASLLLVLAVVGVGVLGALVAGWASANKYALIGGMRAAAQLLAYELPLVLSVASIAMAAGTLSLVGVIAAWSPWWLLWQLPGAVVFLVAATAELQRPPFDAPIADSEVVMGPLTEYTGLRFAFFMLAEYAGMVVMGLLFGILWLGGWQGPWAEQLGWLWTLAKGSLVVLLIIWMRVSWPRLREDQLQRLAWTVLVPLALAQLALTAVGVVIVG, encoded by the coding sequence GTGAGCCTGCTCGAGATCACCCTGCGCTCCCTCGCCGCGCTCGCGGCCGTGCTCGTCCTGCCCCTGGTCGCCGGGCAGACCGAGCACAAGGTCATGGCCCACATGCAGGGCCGGCTCGGCCCGATGTACGCCGGCGGCTTCCACGGCTGGGCACAGCTCCTCGCCGACGGGGTGAAGTTCGTCCAGAAGGAGGACATCACCCCCGCGGCCGCCGACCAGCGCATCTTCCGCCTCGCCCCGGCGATCGCGCTCGTCCCCTACGTCGTGGCCATGGCCCTGCTGCCGATCCACCCCGGCGTCGCCGCGGCGGAGGTCCCGGCGAGCCTGCTGCTCGTCCTCGCCGTCGTCGGGGTCGGTGTCCTCGGCGCCCTCGTGGCCGGGTGGGCCAGCGCGAACAAGTACGCCCTCATCGGCGGGATGCGCGCCGCCGCGCAGCTGCTCGCCTACGAGCTGCCGCTCGTGCTGTCCGTCGCCTCGATCGCCATGGCCGCCGGGACCCTGTCACTCGTCGGCGTCATCGCGGCGTGGTCACCGTGGTGGCTGCTCTGGCAGCTGCCCGGCGCGGTGGTCTTCCTCGTGGCCGCGACCGCGGAGCTGCAGCGACCCCCCTTCGACGCCCCGATCGCCGACAGCGAGGTCGTCATGGGGCCGCTGACGGAGTACACCGGGCTGCGCTTCGCCTTCTTCATGCTCGCCGAGTACGCCGGCATGGTCGTCATGGGGCTGCTCTTCGGCATCCTCTGGCTCGGCGGGTGGCAGGGCCCCTGGGCCGAGCAGCTCGGGTGGCTGTGGACCCTGGCCAAGGGGTCCCTCGTCGTCCTCCTCATCATCTGGATGCGGGTCTCGTGGCCGCGGCTGCGCGAGGACCAGCTCCAGCGCCTGGCGTGGACGGTCCTCGTCCCGCTGGCCCTCGCCCAGCTCGCACTGACAGCCGTAGGGGTGGTGATCGTCGGATGA
- a CDS encoding 4Fe-4S binding protein gives MAATAKQLVSPPHTAEYPDVAPELPARSRGVIALIESNCTSCMLCARECPDWCIYIDSHKEEVPPPKEGGRTRQRNVLDRFAIDFSLCMYCGICVEVCPFDALFWSPQFEYAETDIRDMLHEKDRLGQWAEEVPAPPELDPAAADPPEVTAANKPTRRGRR, from the coding sequence ATGGCAGCGACCGCGAAACAGCTGGTCAGTCCACCGCACACCGCGGAGTACCCGGACGTCGCGCCCGAGCTGCCGGCGCGCTCCCGCGGCGTCATCGCACTCATCGAGAGCAACTGCACCTCCTGCATGCTCTGCGCCCGCGAGTGCCCGGACTGGTGCATCTACATCGACTCGCACAAGGAAGAGGTCCCGCCACCGAAGGAGGGGGGACGCACCCGCCAGCGCAACGTCCTCGACCGCTTCGCCATCGACTTCTCGCTGTGCATGTACTGCGGCATCTGCGTCGAGGTGTGCCCCTTCGACGCCCTCTTCTGGAGTCCGCAGTTCGAGTACGCCGAGACCGACATCCGCGACATGCTCCACGAGAAGGACCGGCTCGGGCAGTGGGCCGAGGAGGTCCCGGCCCCGCCCGAGCTCGACCCCGCCGCCGCTGACCCCCCGGAGGTGACGGCGGCCAACAAACCGACGCGCAGAGGCCGCCGATGA
- a CDS encoding NADH-quinone oxidoreductase subunit J encodes MTGLDLAFAATGLITAAAGAIAVTTRQVVHSALWLVVALLGLAGCYLVLGAELVALIQVLVYVGAVVVLVIVALMLTRAPIGPRAEHSTSRGHRALAALVGAGTGGLVAAVLLPTAARVEVRPGGTAELGRQIFSTWVWPFELLSLLLLAALVGAFAVSGLTGAKGEEPR; translated from the coding sequence ATGACGGGTCTGGATCTCGCCTTCGCCGCCACCGGCCTCATCACCGCCGCCGCAGGTGCGATCGCGGTCACGACACGCCAGGTCGTCCACTCCGCCCTGTGGCTCGTCGTCGCTCTCCTCGGCCTCGCCGGCTGCTACCTCGTGCTCGGCGCGGAGCTCGTCGCCCTCATCCAGGTCCTCGTCTACGTCGGGGCCGTGGTCGTCCTCGTGATCGTCGCGCTCATGCTCACCCGGGCGCCGATCGGCCCGCGGGCGGAGCACTCCACCTCACGCGGGCACCGGGCGCTCGCGGCCCTCGTCGGCGCGGGGACCGGTGGGCTCGTCGCCGCGGTCCTGCTGCCGACGGCCGCCCGCGTGGAGGTCCGGCCCGGGGGCACCGCCGAGCTCGGGCGGCAGATCTTCTCCACCTGGGTGTGGCCCTTCGAGCTGCTCTCGCTGCTGCTCCTGGCCGCTCTCGTCGGAGCCTTCGCGGTGTCCGGCCTGACCGGGGCGAAGGGGGAGGAGCCGCGATGA
- the nuoK gene encoding NADH-quinone oxidoreductase subunit NuoK — protein MIHAAGPYLLASVLVGLGLYGVLARRNAVLVLVGTELLIAGGSLLLVTAGALGRDEAWSGQVLTLFVITIAAAEVVIALAVIVAAYRRRGTIDLAEDAV, from the coding sequence ATGATCCACGCCGCCGGTCCGTACCTGCTGGCCAGCGTCCTCGTGGGCCTGGGGCTCTACGGGGTCCTCGCCCGGCGCAACGCCGTCCTCGTCCTCGTCGGGACCGAGCTGCTCATCGCCGGGGGCAGCCTGCTGCTCGTCACCGCCGGGGCGCTCGGACGTGACGAGGCCTGGTCGGGCCAGGTGCTCACGCTCTTCGTCATCACCATCGCCGCCGCCGAGGTGGTCATCGCCCTGGCCGTCATCGTCGCGGCCTACCGGCGTCGCGGCACCATCGACCTGGCCGAGGACGCGGTGTGA